A genomic region of Nostoc sp. UHCC 0702 contains the following coding sequences:
- a CDS encoding polysaccharide deacetylase family protein — translation MQFAPLFPYFYRILQPTFPNCLWGGDRNYKAIALTFDDGPHPQYTPQLLKVLDHYDIKASFFWLGACVNRSPEIAQAICDRGHWIGLHGYDHRSFPMLSPNDLKDSLEKTQTAIYNACNLLPEQVRDVRPPNGLFTPKTLKLFLEWNYRPVMWSVVPEDWVLPGVDTVVQRVLNQVQNGSMIVLHDGACGGQDIAATTKILIPQLLQQGYEFVTVDTLWQYTKTS, via the coding sequence ATGCAGTTTGCTCCTCTGTTCCCCTATTTCTACCGCATTCTCCAGCCGACTTTTCCCAACTGTCTTTGGGGTGGCGATCGCAATTATAAAGCGATCGCTCTCACATTTGATGATGGCCCTCATCCTCAATACACACCCCAACTGTTAAAAGTCTTAGACCATTACGACATTAAAGCAAGTTTTTTTTGGTTGGGTGCTTGCGTCAATCGTTCACCAGAGATTGCTCAGGCAATATGCGATCGTGGACACTGGATAGGATTGCATGGCTACGATCATCGCTCTTTTCCCATGCTTTCGCCAAACGACCTCAAGGACAGTTTAGAAAAAACCCAAACTGCAATCTACAACGCCTGTAATCTGCTACCTGAACAAGTGCGTGATGTTCGGCCACCCAACGGTTTATTCACACCCAAAACATTAAAGTTATTTCTTGAGTGGAATTACCGCCCAGTTATGTGGAGTGTAGTACCTGAAGATTGGGTGCTACCAGGAGTTGACACTGTAGTGCAGCGAGTTCTCAACCAAGTACAAAATGGCTCAATGATTGTCTTGCATGATGGTGCTTGCGGTGGACAAGATATTGCTGCAACTACAAAAATTCTGATACCTCAATTACTACAACAAGGCTATGAATTTGTGACTGTTGATACTCTATGGCAGTACACAAAAACTAGCTAA